A stretch of the bacterium HR11 genome encodes the following:
- the lysS gene encoding Lysine--tRNA ligase: MSEVEYVRERWARLQKLRSSGVETLPYRFETTHTLEEIVELYGSEQDAGRLQNVQARVAGRVQSLRWHGRTTFCHIQGRQARLQLYARQDALGPEAYEAFTNLDLGDVVGVEGHLFRTKTGELTLAVQRWALLAKCWLPLPEQWHGLTDVEVRYRRRYLDLIANPRVRSIFIRRSQIVRLIRQFLDGRGFIEVETPVLQPLYGGALARPFKTYHNVLEAELFLRIAPELYLKRLIVGNLERVYEVARNFRNEGVSTLHNPEFTMLELYQAYADYNDIMRLTEEMIAFLATELFGSLRITFQGQTIDLTPPWRRLPMLAGLMEVGGLTEEQLYDRAFLVARAAELGVPRADGLPWGKLIAELFERLVQPTLIQPTFVTDFPVDISPLARRKRDDPRLVERFELFIGGLELGNAFSELNDPFDQKRRFEDQQRQRETGDAEAHPIDADYVLALMYGLPPTGGLGLGVDRLTMLFCDVTSIREVILFPLLRWVPVELPIPPELEEGQE; encoded by the coding sequence ATGTCGGAAGTCGAGTACGTCCGGGAGCGCTGGGCGCGCCTCCAGAAGCTTCGGTCTTCCGGGGTCGAGACCCTGCCCTATCGCTTTGAGACGACCCACACTCTGGAAGAAATCGTCGAACTCTATGGCTCCGAGCAGGACGCCGGCCGACTCCAGAACGTTCAGGCCCGCGTGGCGGGTCGGGTTCAAAGCTTACGCTGGCACGGCAGGACGACGTTCTGTCACATCCAGGGCCGTCAGGCCCGCCTCCAGTTGTACGCCCGGCAGGACGCCCTGGGACCGGAGGCTTACGAGGCCTTCACGAACCTCGACCTGGGGGACGTCGTCGGCGTCGAGGGTCATCTGTTCCGGACCAAGACGGGCGAGCTGACCCTGGCCGTCCAGCGGTGGGCCCTCCTGGCCAAGTGCTGGCTTCCCCTGCCGGAGCAATGGCACGGCCTGACGGACGTCGAGGTCCGCTACCGGCGGCGCTACCTGGACTTGATCGCCAACCCCCGGGTCCGGTCGATTTTCATCCGCCGGTCGCAAATCGTCCGGCTCATCCGTCAGTTTTTGGACGGTCGGGGCTTCATCGAGGTCGAGACGCCCGTCCTCCAGCCCCTCTACGGGGGTGCCCTGGCCCGGCCCTTCAAGACGTACCACAACGTCTTGGAGGCCGAACTCTTCCTGCGGATCGCCCCGGAGCTTTACCTCAAGCGGCTCATCGTGGGGAACCTCGAACGGGTCTATGAGGTCGCCCGCAACTTCCGCAACGAGGGCGTCTCGACGCTCCATAATCCCGAGTTCACGATGCTGGAGCTCTATCAGGCCTATGCCGACTACAACGACATCATGCGGCTGACGGAGGAGATGATCGCCTTCCTGGCGACCGAGCTGTTCGGGAGCCTTCGCATCACCTTCCAGGGGCAGACGATCGACCTGACGCCGCCCTGGCGCCGGCTCCCGATGTTGGCCGGCCTGATGGAGGTCGGCGGCTTGACGGAAGAACAGCTCTACGACCGGGCCTTTCTGGTCGCCCGGGCGGCCGAGCTGGGCGTCCCCCGGGCCGACGGCCTCCCGTGGGGCAAGCTGATCGCCGAGCTGTTCGAGCGGCTCGTCCAGCCGACGCTCATTCAGCCGACCTTTGTCACCGACTTTCCCGTCGACATCTCGCCCCTGGCCCGGCGGAAGCGGGACGACCCCCGTCTGGTCGAGCGGTTCGAGCTGTTCATCGGGGGCCTCGAGTTGGGCAACGCCTTCAGCGAGCTCAACGACCCCTTTGACCAGAAGCGGCGCTTCGAGGACCAACAGCGCCAGCGGGAGACGGGCGACGCCGAGGCCCATCCCATCGACGCCGATTACGTCCTGGCCCTGATGTACGGCCTGCCCCCGACGGGCGGCCTGGGCCTGGGGGTCGACCGGTTGACGATGCTTTTCTGCGACGTGACGTCGATCCGGGAGGTCATCCTCTTCCCCTTGCTCCGGTGGGTCCCCGTCGAACTGCCGATTCCGCCCGAGCTGGAAGAGGGCCAGGAATGA